Proteins encoded within one genomic window of Rhizobium favelukesii:
- a CDS encoding sugar ABC transporter ATP-binding protein, with amino-acid sequence MQLRGVVKGFPNGTLALRGVDLDIEQGKVHGLLGANGAGKSTLIKILSGAYWATLGDIIWRGNPVKWDSPKAANDMGVATVHQHIPLVPTLSVIENIFLGNRGLWRLSAGIRREYEELCQRIGYRLDPDALVGNLSIGERQMVSIMTAVGTGADLIVMDEPTASLAAEERELVYTTVRRLSKGENKAILFVSHFLDEVMALTDQVTVLRDGTAVLRANTADLDEDRIAEAIVGKQIVALERQAQERTPTAGTARLQLQNLASKGRFGPISLEVGRGEVLGVAGLLGSGRSEFLHAIYGSDRDATGTVLLDGLAVARNTGAAVKAGMGMVPEDRMAQGLVPEFEIWRNTTLPALGGVSVLNAMPIEERERERGWEAIRTLSIKASSPDILVKDLSGGNAQKVTIAKWLYSGVKLFLLDEPTAGIDIGAKTDILRLVRKLASEGQSVIIVSSEFEELLAVSDRIIVLRDGQCVAVRSAHETSEHELLLLAGGQAASVEAAVH; translated from the coding sequence ATGCAATTACGTGGTGTTGTTAAGGGATTTCCCAATGGCACACTCGCCCTGCGCGGTGTCGATCTCGACATCGAGCAGGGCAAAGTCCACGGCCTGCTTGGCGCGAACGGCGCTGGCAAATCCACGCTGATCAAAATCCTGTCCGGCGCGTATTGGGCCACGCTGGGCGACATCATATGGCGCGGCAATCCAGTGAAATGGGATAGTCCCAAGGCAGCCAACGATATGGGGGTTGCCACCGTCCACCAACACATTCCACTGGTCCCGACCCTTTCGGTTATCGAGAACATATTCCTGGGCAACCGCGGACTATGGCGTCTCTCGGCGGGCATCCGCCGAGAGTACGAGGAACTCTGCCAGCGCATCGGCTATCGTCTTGATCCCGATGCGCTGGTTGGCAACCTCTCCATTGGGGAGCGCCAAATGGTGTCCATCATGACAGCTGTCGGCACCGGGGCCGATCTGATCGTCATGGACGAACCCACTGCTTCCTTGGCGGCGGAAGAGCGTGAACTGGTTTACACCACCGTTCGGCGGCTCTCGAAGGGAGAGAACAAAGCGATCTTGTTCGTCAGCCACTTCCTGGACGAAGTGATGGCGCTCACTGACCAGGTTACTGTTCTGCGCGACGGGACAGCCGTGCTGCGTGCCAATACGGCGGACCTGGACGAAGATCGCATCGCCGAAGCGATCGTCGGCAAACAGATCGTCGCGCTCGAGCGGCAAGCGCAGGAACGGACACCGACAGCGGGGACGGCGCGTCTGCAGTTGCAGAACCTAGCCTCGAAAGGTCGATTTGGCCCGATTTCCCTAGAAGTCGGTCGTGGAGAGGTCCTCGGCGTCGCAGGTCTTCTCGGTTCGGGCCGAAGCGAATTCCTGCACGCCATCTATGGCTCAGACCGCGATGCCACCGGGACGGTGCTGCTGGACGGATTGGCTGTTGCGCGAAATACCGGAGCAGCTGTGAAGGCTGGGATGGGTATGGTCCCGGAAGACAGAATGGCCCAAGGCCTGGTCCCGGAGTTCGAGATCTGGCGAAACACCACATTGCCAGCCCTGGGCGGCGTATCCGTGTTAAACGCCATGCCCATCGAAGAACGCGAGCGCGAGCGCGGTTGGGAGGCCATCCGCACGCTGTCGATCAAAGCAAGTTCGCCCGACATTCTTGTGAAGGACCTTAGCGGCGGCAATGCACAGAAGGTTACGATCGCCAAGTGGCTCTACAGTGGCGTGAAGCTATTCCTTCTCGACGAGCCTACGGCCGGCATCGACATCGGGGCAAAGACTGACATTCTGCGCCTTGTACGCAAGCTGGCTAGTGAAGGACAGTCAGTCATCATCGTCTCTTCCGAATTCGAAGAGCTGCTGGCGGTCTCGGATCGCATCATCGTCCTGCGAGACGGTCAATGCGTCGCCGTTCGCAGCGCCCATGAGACATCCGAGCACGAATTGCTTCTGCTTGCCGGCGGGCAGGCTGCTTCCGTCGAAGCGGCCGTCCACTAA
- a CDS encoding sugar ABC transporter substrate-binding protein — translation MWEDSMHATQNRYRTHSKSVSGSIFRSSAIALTALLFAGSAMAKDLTFGYVPASLEYPYNVMTAKGFEEAAKEKGVKTVVIDPRGSVEKQGNSLDDLLSQKVDAIGFLPLDSVVAEGFVDKVSDAKVPIVAIALQVGDSAKRQLKDPYPGLSALVATDNYQSGVVAGEMAAGLLPKDKTAKIGIVMGDPAYTIVKLDTDGFKAALDKAGAKYTIVAEQPTNWTPDEGEAVCQNFLTAHPDIDLIYSHADDMAIGCARAIDASNSKPKLIATGGGSKLGHDAILAGEMYGSVCTRPKLLGKLMFDALYEATTKPETPKGRFVSYDMPPITKETIDSCPEQW, via the coding sequence ATTTGGGAGGATTCCATGCACGCTACACAGAACAGATATCGCACGCACTCCAAGTCCGTATCGGGATCGATTTTTCGGTCGTCGGCTATCGCACTGACGGCTCTTCTCTTCGCCGGCTCCGCCATGGCGAAGGATCTAACATTCGGTTACGTCCCGGCAAGCCTCGAATATCCCTACAACGTCATGACGGCCAAGGGCTTCGAGGAGGCCGCCAAAGAAAAGGGCGTTAAAACAGTCGTCATTGACCCGCGCGGCAGCGTGGAAAAGCAGGGGAACTCCCTCGACGATCTACTATCTCAGAAGGTCGATGCAATTGGTTTCCTCCCGCTCGACTCCGTCGTCGCGGAAGGGTTTGTTGACAAGGTCAGCGACGCAAAGGTGCCAATCGTAGCTATCGCCTTACAGGTGGGCGATTCAGCGAAGCGTCAACTGAAAGACCCCTACCCAGGCCTATCGGCCCTCGTTGCAACGGACAACTATCAGTCCGGAGTTGTTGCTGGCGAGATGGCAGCTGGTCTATTGCCAAAGGACAAGACCGCTAAAATTGGCATCGTCATGGGTGATCCGGCCTACACGATCGTCAAGCTCGATACAGACGGTTTCAAAGCCGCACTGGACAAGGCTGGGGCGAAATACACCATCGTTGCCGAGCAGCCGACGAACTGGACACCTGATGAAGGCGAAGCCGTTTGCCAGAATTTCCTGACGGCTCATCCCGACATCGACCTGATCTACAGCCATGCCGACGACATGGCGATTGGATGTGCACGCGCAATCGACGCATCCAACTCCAAGCCTAAGCTCATCGCGACCGGCGGCGGATCTAAACTCGGCCACGACGCGATCCTTGCCGGGGAAATGTATGGCTCGGTCTGCACGAGACCTAAACTCCTCGGCAAGCTGATGTTTGATGCCCTATACGAGGCTACGACAAAGCCGGAAACTCCCAAAGGTCGGTTCGTGTCTTACGACATGCCTCCGATCACGAAGGAAACTATCGACTCCTGCCCTGAGCAGTGGTGA
- a CDS encoding zinc-dependent alcohol dehydrogenase family protein yields the protein MKGLVFLGEGKMEFRDFPDPTPGPDEVVVRIKSSGMCGSDLNHLNEPKRREDQIVIEGHEPCGIIEEVGSAVRPWEARAGDRVMVYHYDGCRTCSNCRTGWMQNCDHTRIAFGGNSHGAHAPFMKVPAHTIIKLPEQLSFNAGAAVGCGSGTAYAALKRVNLVADETIAIFGQGPVGLSCTVFAKAFGARVIALDVGEERLEMAKKFGADFVINPMKDDPVQAIRDLTRGGLGADKAIECSSNAVARDQALQAIKQWGTTCLVGVHGSMQFECNELITKQKNLVGSLTFNKNLQDECAGFVAERGIDLDSLFTHQFQLDDAVEAYALFEQRKIGKGVFVFD from the coding sequence ATGAAAGGTCTGGTATTTCTTGGAGAAGGTAAAATGGAATTCCGGGATTTCCCGGATCCAACGCCTGGCCCAGATGAAGTCGTAGTTCGGATCAAGTCGTCGGGAATGTGCGGGAGCGATTTGAACCACCTCAACGAGCCCAAGCGACGTGAGGATCAGATCGTCATCGAGGGCCACGAGCCCTGTGGGATCATTGAAGAAGTTGGCTCAGCCGTCCGCCCGTGGGAAGCCCGCGCTGGCGATCGCGTGATGGTCTATCACTACGATGGCTGCCGGACCTGCTCGAATTGCCGAACGGGGTGGATGCAGAACTGCGATCATACGCGAATTGCATTCGGCGGGAACAGCCACGGTGCGCATGCACCTTTCATGAAGGTGCCGGCTCATACGATCATCAAATTGCCCGAGCAACTCTCGTTCAACGCGGGTGCCGCTGTCGGGTGTGGCAGCGGAACGGCCTACGCGGCCCTGAAAAGGGTAAACCTAGTAGCGGACGAGACGATTGCCATCTTCGGTCAGGGACCAGTTGGACTCAGCTGCACAGTCTTCGCAAAGGCCTTCGGGGCCCGCGTTATTGCGCTGGACGTCGGCGAGGAGCGTCTTGAAATGGCAAAGAAGTTCGGTGCCGACTTCGTCATCAACCCGATGAAGGACGATCCCGTCCAGGCAATTCGCGACCTGACCAGGGGCGGTCTTGGTGCCGACAAGGCGATCGAATGCAGTTCCAACGCCGTTGCTCGCGATCAAGCGCTGCAGGCCATAAAGCAGTGGGGCACCACCTGTTTGGTTGGGGTCCATGGGTCGATGCAGTTCGAATGCAACGAACTCATTACTAAGCAGAAGAACCTCGTCGGCTCCCTCACTTTCAATAAGAATCTTCAGGACGAATGCGCAGGGTTTGTTGCGGAAAGAGGGATCGACCTGGATTCCCTCTTCACTCATCAGTTCCAACTGGACGACGCCGTTGAAGCATACGCTCTCTTCGAGCAACGAAAGATCGGCAAGGGCGTCTTCGTGTTTGACTAG
- a CDS encoding ISNCY family transposase codes for MRQERTVQSNIFDLFAEHEIGRELKAMSQWLDEHRDLLGLVAQDLRRHGVKETGREGLPAEAVLRCALLKQHRQLSYEELAFHLEDSASFRAFARLPWGCSPKKSVLHKTISAIRAGTFEAINRVLLTSARQDKVERGKVVRIDSTVTSALMHEPSDSSLLWDCVRVMVRLLQQAASLGSAILWHDHCRAAKKRSRAIQFTRGRPKRVQHYRALLRITRTTLSYLEQAAAQLPLAAGPAVERWQAQVRHYKPLIERIIAQTERRVLAGEAVPAGDKLVSLFEPHADIIVKGSRDVEYGHKINLTTGTSGLILDLVVEAGNPADSERLLPMLERHIGIWGEPPRQAAADGGYASRENLSGAKAWGVRDMAFHKKCGLKIEDMVKSRWVYRKLRNFRAGIEAGISCLKRAYGLGRCTWRGLDHFKTYVWSSVVAYNLALFARLRSN; via the coding sequence ATGCGCCAAGAACGCACCGTCCAATCCAATATATTCGATCTTTTCGCCGAACACGAGATCGGCCGCGAGCTGAAAGCCATGTCGCAATGGCTGGATGAGCATCGTGATCTGCTCGGGCTGGTAGCGCAGGACCTGCGCCGCCACGGCGTCAAGGAGACCGGCCGCGAGGGCCTGCCGGCGGAGGCCGTGCTGCGTTGCGCCCTGCTCAAACAACACCGTCAGTTGAGTTATGAGGAGCTGGCCTTTCATCTGGAAGATTCCGCCTCGTTCCGGGCTTTTGCCCGGCTGCCATGGGGGTGCAGCCCGAAGAAGTCGGTCTTGCACAAGACGATCAGCGCGATCCGGGCCGGGACCTTTGAAGCGATCAATCGCGTGCTGTTGACAAGCGCCCGGCAGGACAAGGTGGAACGCGGCAAGGTCGTGCGCATCGACAGCACCGTCACTTCGGCGCTGATGCACGAACCGAGCGACAGCAGTCTTTTGTGGGACTGCGTGCGGGTGATGGTGCGGCTGTTGCAGCAGGCGGCTTCCTTGGGCAGCGCCATCTTATGGCACGATCACTGCCGCGCGGCGAAGAAGCGATCCCGGGCGATCCAATTTACCCGCGGTCGTCCGAAACGAGTTCAGCACTATCGCGCGCTGCTCAGGATCACGCGCACCACCTTGAGCTATCTCGAACAGGCGGCGGCGCAGCTGCCCTTGGCGGCGGGCCCGGCGGTCGAACGCTGGCAGGCCCAAGTCCGCCACTATAAGCCGCTGATCGAACGGATCATCGCCCAGACCGAGCGGCGGGTCCTGGCCGGCGAGGCGGTGCCGGCTGGCGACAAGCTGGTCAGTTTGTTCGAGCCGCATGCCGACATCATCGTCAAAGGCAGCCGCGACGTCGAGTATGGCCATAAGATCAATTTGACCACCGGCACAAGCGGGCTGATCCTCGACCTCGTCGTCGAAGCCGGCAACCCGGCCGACAGCGAGCGCTTGCTGCCGATGCTGGAGCGTCACATTGGCATCTGGGGCGAGCCGCCACGGCAGGCCGCCGCCGACGGCGGCTATGCCAGCCGCGAAAATCTGAGCGGAGCCAAGGCCTGGGGCGTGCGAGACATGGCCTTCCACAAGAAGTGCGGCCTCAAGATCGAAGACATGGTCAAAAGCCGTTGGGTCTATCGCAAGCTACGCAACTTCCGCGCCGGCATCGAGGCCGGCATCTCCTGCCTCAAACGCGCCTACGGCTTGGGGCGCTGCACCTGGCGTGGGCTCGACCACTTCAAGACTTATGTCTGGTCCTCGGTGGTCGCTTACAATCTCGCCCTCTTCGCCCGCCTCAGATCGAACTGA